The Centroberyx gerrardi isolate f3 chromosome 12, fCenGer3.hap1.cur.20231027, whole genome shotgun sequence genome has a window encoding:
- the LOC139922315 gene encoding NADH dehydrogenase [ubiquinone] flavoprotein 1, mitochondrial-like, with translation MLVRRMVWAAGARSAPKKTKFGPLSDQDRIFTNLYGRHDWRLKGALKRGDWYKTKEIMLKGADWILNEVKISGLRGRGGAGFPTGMKWSFMNRPSDGRPKYLVVNADEGEPGTCKDREIMRHDPHKLIEGCLVAGAAMGARAAYIYIRGEFYNESSNLQVAINEAYNAGLIGKNACGSGYDFDVFVMRGAGAYICGEETALIESLEGKQGKPRLKPPFPADIGVFGCPTTVSNVETVAVAPAICRRGGAWFASFGRERNSGTKLFNISGHVNTPCTVEEEMSIPLRELIDRHAGGVRGGWDNLLGIIPGGSSTPIIPRHVCDDVLMDFDDLVRAETALGTAAIIVMDKSTDVIRAIARLVEFYKHESCGQCTPCREGVDWMDRMMWRFVQGEAAVSEIDMIWELSKQIEGHTICALGDGAAWPVQGLIRHFRPIMESRIAQHNKNNPPREPEIEMI, from the exons ATGCTGGTTCGTCGGATGGTGTGGGCCGCCGGCGCGCGCTCCGCT CCAAAAAAGACCAAGTTTGGCCCTTTGAGTGACCAAGACCGAATATTCACAAACCTATATGGCCGTCATGACTGGAG aCTGAAGGGAGCGCTCAAACGGGGAGACTGGTACAAGACTAAGGAGATCATGCTGAAGGGAGCAGACTGGATCCTGAATGAGGTGAAAATCTCCGGGCTTCGGGGCAGAGGGGGAGCTGGCTTCCCCACCGGCATGAAATGGAGCTTCATGAACAGGCCCAGCGATGGCAG GCCTAAGTACCTGGTGGTGAATGCTGACGAGGGGGAGCCAGGCACCTGTAAAGACCGTGAGATAATGCGTCACGACCCCCATAAGCTGATAGAGGGCTGCCTGGTGGCCGGGGCAGCCATGGGAGCCCGGGCTGCATACATCTACATCAGAGGAGAGTTTTATAATGAGTCATCCAATCTACAG GTGGCAATTAATGAGGCATACAATGCAGGGCTGATAGGGAAGAACGCCTGTGGCTCGGGATACGACTTTGATGTGTTTGTGATGCGAGGAGCAGGAGCCTACATCTGTGGGGAGGAGACTGCGCTCATCGAGTCGCTTGAGGGCAAGCAAGGGAAACCCCGTCTCAAACCACCGTTCCCTGCAGACatag gGGTGTTTGGATGCCCGACGACAGTTTCCAATGTGGAGACGGTTGCCGTGGCGCCTGCGATCTGTCGCcggggcggagcttggttcgCCAGCTTTGGGAGGGAGAGGAACTCTGGGACGAAGCTGTTCAACATCTCTGGTCACGTGAACACGCCGTGCACAGTGGAGGAAGAGATGTCTATTCCTCTGAGGGAGCTCATAGACAGACACGCAG GAGGAGTGAGGGGCGGCTGGGACAATCTATTAGGAATAATCCCGGGGGGCTCCTCCACTCCCATCATCCCTCGCCACGTGTGTGATGATGTTTTGATGGATTTTGATGACCTGGTCCGTGCAGAAACAGCGCTGGGCACCGCTGCCATCATCGTCATGGATAAATCT ACTGATGTGATCCGAGCCATTGCACGTTTGGTTGAGTTCTACAAACATGAGAGCTGTGGCCAGTGCACCCCCTGCAGAGAGG GAGTGGACTGGATGGACAGGATGATGTGGAGGTTTGTGCAAGGTGAGGCAGCCGTTTCAGAAATCGACATGATCTGGGAGCTGAGCAAGCAGATAGAAGGACATACCATCTGTGCCCTGGGGGACGGCGCTGCCTGGCCTGTACAG GGACTGATCCGCCACTTCCGCCCAATCATGGAGAGTCGCATCGCTCAGCATAACAAGAATAATCCTCCTAGAGAGCCAGAGATCGAGATGATCTGA
- the zbtb7b gene encoding zinc finger and BTB domain-containing protein 7B isoform X2 — protein sequence MSPGEDGLIGIPFPEHSNELLSHLNDQRRAGLLCDLTLTSRGARYPTHRSVMAAVSLYFRRLFGAEEGGGEGGGGFSVCQLDCVAPDALDALLEFAYTATLTIRSSGMRDVLRGAQLLGIQCVADACRDILGETAEAEGETAGEHRAQHTERERMAEGERGVEKASRRKTDRKKVKKVGSHHTTANPPPASPPLSHPSPLHDSIRSLPSTQPPSPEQEEHHLKAGQNGDPRGVREPGRGATLNGGLHWPQERPLIAHAPPVPHANDKLSEDEEMEGFGDDGVLVGATSIPASVAERGGVVSAVGGGRKRKTQTPQQCPVCQKIIHGAGKLPRHMRTHTGEKPFQCSACGVRFTRNDKLKIHMRKHTGERPYPCPHCPARFLHSYDLKNHLSLHSGARPFECPLCHKAFAREDHLQRHRKGHSCLELRTRRPRRGPGHGEEGRGDGGGRDHSHPLEAPSLQAHSSVFLPRGGNGSGAGPPLMFPGEAERERSLALQALAHLGPHRLGVYPELLLRGLRGAREAEEEDPGGTHSPAAQRDRWAGDMEEEIVEEEEEEEE from the exons ATGTCTCCAGGAGAGGACGGTCTGATTGGGATCCCCTTCCCGGAGCACAGCAACGAGCTCCTGTCCCACCTCAATGACCAGAGGAGGGCGGGGCTCCTTTGTGACCTCACGCTGACCTCCCGCGGGGCGCGTTACCCCACGCACCGCTCCGTCATGGCCGCCGTCAGCCTCTACTTCCGCCGGCTGTTCGGagcggaggaggggggcggggaggGCGGCGGAGGGTTCAGCGTGTGCCAGCTGGACTGCGTGGCGCCCGACGCCCTGGACGCCCTGCTGGAGTTCGCCTACACCGCCACCCTGACCATCCGCAGCTCCGGGATGAGAGACGTGCTGCGAGGGGCTCAGCTCCTGGGCATCCAGTGTGTGGCGGACGCCTGCAGAGACATCCTGGGGGAGACggcggaggcggagggggaGACGGCCGGGGAGCACAGAGCCCAACacactgagagggagaggatggctgagggagagaggggcgtGGAGAAAGCGTCCCGAAGGAAAACGGACAGAAAGAAGGTGAAAAAAGTCGGGTCACATCACACGACTGCGAACCCACCGcccgcctcccctcctctctctcacccttcacCTTTACATGACAGCATCCGCTCGCTGccctccacccagcctcccAGCCCCGAACAGGAGGAGCATCATCTCAAAGCGGGGCAGAATGGGGATCCCAGGGGGGTCAGAGAGCCAGGGAGAGGGGCGACACTAAACGGAGGGCTGCACTGGCCGCAGGAGCGCCCCCTAATAGCCCACGCTCCTCCTGTCCCACACGCAAATGACAAGCTGTCAGAGGACGAAGAGATGGAGGGTTTCGGCGACGACGGCGTGCTGGTGGGCGCCACCTCCATACCTGCGTCTGTAGCTGAGCGAGGGGGGGTGGTGTCAGCGGTGGGAGggggcaggaagaggaagactcAGACGCCCCAGCAGTGCCCCGTCTGTCAGAAGATCATCCATGGAGCGGGAAAACTGCCCCGAcacatgagaacacacacaggagagaagccCTTCCAGTGCTCTGCCTGTGGAGTCCGCTTCACCCG GAACGATAAGTTGAAGATCCACATGAGGAAACACACGGGGGAGCGCCCCTACCCCTGCCCCCACTGCCCCGCCCGCTTCCTCCACTCCTACGACCTCAAGAACCACCTGTCCCTCCACAGCGGGGCGCGGCCCTTCGAGTGCCCGCTCTGCCACAAGGCCTTCGCCCGAGAGGACCACCTCCAGCGTCACCGCAAGGGACACAGCTGCCTGGAGCTACGCACCCGCCGGCCCAGACGAGGGCCGGGGCACGGCGAGGAGGGCCGAGGGGACGGAGGCGGGAGAGATCACTCCCACCCGCTGGAGGCCCCGTCCTTACAGGCGCACTCCTCGGTGTTCCTGCCCCGCGGCGGCAACGGGTCAGGGGCCGGCCCTCCGCTGATGTTTCCGGGggaggcggagagggagaggtccCTGGCCCTTCAGGCGCTGGCCCACCTCGGGCCCCACAGGCTGGGGGTGTATCCTGAGCTGCTTCTCCGAGGCCTGCGAGGGGCCAGAGAGGCGGAGGAAGAGGATCCAGGAGGAACCCACTCTCCTGCTGCTCAGCGTGACAGATGGGCAGGCGACATGGAAGAGGAaatagtagaagaagaagaggaggaagaagaatag
- the zbtb7b gene encoding zinc finger and BTB domain-containing protein 7B isoform X1, with translation MDAMTHAQPRLQMTVPLPMKMGKVAMSPGEDGLIGIPFPEHSNELLSHLNDQRRAGLLCDLTLTSRGARYPTHRSVMAAVSLYFRRLFGAEEGGGEGGGGFSVCQLDCVAPDALDALLEFAYTATLTIRSSGMRDVLRGAQLLGIQCVADACRDILGETAEAEGETAGEHRAQHTERERMAEGERGVEKASRRKTDRKKVKKVGSHHTTANPPPASPPLSHPSPLHDSIRSLPSTQPPSPEQEEHHLKAGQNGDPRGVREPGRGATLNGGLHWPQERPLIAHAPPVPHANDKLSEDEEMEGFGDDGVLVGATSIPASVAERGGVVSAVGGGRKRKTQTPQQCPVCQKIIHGAGKLPRHMRTHTGEKPFQCSACGVRFTRNDKLKIHMRKHTGERPYPCPHCPARFLHSYDLKNHLSLHSGARPFECPLCHKAFAREDHLQRHRKGHSCLELRTRRPRRGPGHGEEGRGDGGGRDHSHPLEAPSLQAHSSVFLPRGGNGSGAGPPLMFPGEAERERSLALQALAHLGPHRLGVYPELLLRGLRGAREAEEEDPGGTHSPAAQRDRWAGDMEEEIVEEEEEEEE, from the exons ATGGATGCCATGACACACGCACAGCCTCGCCTCCAGATGACAGTGCCCCTGCCCATGAAAATGGGGAAG GTGGCGATGTCTCCAGGAGAGGACGGTCTGATTGGGATCCCCTTCCCGGAGCACAGCAACGAGCTCCTGTCCCACCTCAATGACCAGAGGAGGGCGGGGCTCCTTTGTGACCTCACGCTGACCTCCCGCGGGGCGCGTTACCCCACGCACCGCTCCGTCATGGCCGCCGTCAGCCTCTACTTCCGCCGGCTGTTCGGagcggaggaggggggcggggaggGCGGCGGAGGGTTCAGCGTGTGCCAGCTGGACTGCGTGGCGCCCGACGCCCTGGACGCCCTGCTGGAGTTCGCCTACACCGCCACCCTGACCATCCGCAGCTCCGGGATGAGAGACGTGCTGCGAGGGGCTCAGCTCCTGGGCATCCAGTGTGTGGCGGACGCCTGCAGAGACATCCTGGGGGAGACggcggaggcggagggggaGACGGCCGGGGAGCACAGAGCCCAACacactgagagggagaggatggctgagggagagaggggcgtGGAGAAAGCGTCCCGAAGGAAAACGGACAGAAAGAAGGTGAAAAAAGTCGGGTCACATCACACGACTGCGAACCCACCGcccgcctcccctcctctctctcacccttcacCTTTACATGACAGCATCCGCTCGCTGccctccacccagcctcccAGCCCCGAACAGGAGGAGCATCATCTCAAAGCGGGGCAGAATGGGGATCCCAGGGGGGTCAGAGAGCCAGGGAGAGGGGCGACACTAAACGGAGGGCTGCACTGGCCGCAGGAGCGCCCCCTAATAGCCCACGCTCCTCCTGTCCCACACGCAAATGACAAGCTGTCAGAGGACGAAGAGATGGAGGGTTTCGGCGACGACGGCGTGCTGGTGGGCGCCACCTCCATACCTGCGTCTGTAGCTGAGCGAGGGGGGGTGGTGTCAGCGGTGGGAGggggcaggaagaggaagactcAGACGCCCCAGCAGTGCCCCGTCTGTCAGAAGATCATCCATGGAGCGGGAAAACTGCCCCGAcacatgagaacacacacaggagagaagccCTTCCAGTGCTCTGCCTGTGGAGTCCGCTTCACCCG GAACGATAAGTTGAAGATCCACATGAGGAAACACACGGGGGAGCGCCCCTACCCCTGCCCCCACTGCCCCGCCCGCTTCCTCCACTCCTACGACCTCAAGAACCACCTGTCCCTCCACAGCGGGGCGCGGCCCTTCGAGTGCCCGCTCTGCCACAAGGCCTTCGCCCGAGAGGACCACCTCCAGCGTCACCGCAAGGGACACAGCTGCCTGGAGCTACGCACCCGCCGGCCCAGACGAGGGCCGGGGCACGGCGAGGAGGGCCGAGGGGACGGAGGCGGGAGAGATCACTCCCACCCGCTGGAGGCCCCGTCCTTACAGGCGCACTCCTCGGTGTTCCTGCCCCGCGGCGGCAACGGGTCAGGGGCCGGCCCTCCGCTGATGTTTCCGGGggaggcggagagggagaggtccCTGGCCCTTCAGGCGCTGGCCCACCTCGGGCCCCACAGGCTGGGGGTGTATCCTGAGCTGCTTCTCCGAGGCCTGCGAGGGGCCAGAGAGGCGGAGGAAGAGGATCCAGGAGGAACCCACTCTCCTGCTGCTCAGCGTGACAGATGGGCAGGCGACATGGAAGAGGAaatagtagaagaagaagaggaggaagaagaatag